In Mycobacterium gallinarum, a single window of DNA contains:
- a CDS encoding SDR family NAD(P)-dependent oxidoreductase — translation MPDLLGLAGRMVVVSGAGGGGIGTTVTRMAAEAGATVIAVSRSKENLDEHVAPLAEQGLSVVPVSADASTDEGIATVMDHVRRIDGLLYGLVNIAGGAAPSTWMPATRVTREDWRALFAANLETAFFMSQAVAAEIRAQQTPGSIVSVSSISGMNTAPFHIAYGTAKAAIVAMTRTMAAELALDNIRVNAVAPGVTATAASRTYVDDDPDRDRTAIAMGRRGTPEEQAGAILFLLSGMSSYITGQTLLVDGGLNLKWTHLGADNTSLFLADESFREAISRP, via the coding sequence ATGCCTGACCTGCTGGGGCTGGCTGGGCGCATGGTCGTGGTGTCCGGTGCGGGCGGTGGCGGCATCGGTACCACGGTCACGCGCATGGCCGCGGAGGCGGGCGCCACCGTGATCGCAGTGAGCCGGTCGAAAGAAAATCTCGACGAACACGTCGCGCCCCTGGCCGAGCAGGGTTTGTCGGTGGTGCCGGTCTCCGCGGACGCGTCCACCGACGAGGGAATCGCCACAGTGATGGATCACGTGCGGCGTATCGACGGCCTGCTGTACGGGTTGGTGAACATCGCGGGCGGTGCGGCGCCGTCGACGTGGATGCCTGCCACCCGGGTCACGCGCGAGGACTGGCGGGCGCTGTTCGCCGCGAATCTGGAGACCGCGTTCTTCATGAGCCAAGCGGTCGCCGCCGAGATCCGGGCACAGCAGACGCCGGGATCGATCGTCTCGGTGTCCTCGATCAGCGGAATGAACACCGCGCCCTTCCACATCGCCTACGGCACCGCGAAGGCGGCGATCGTGGCGATGACCCGCACCATGGCCGCCGAACTGGCACTGGACAACATCCGCGTCAACGCTGTCGCCCCCGGGGTGACGGCGACAGCCGCGTCGCGCACCTACGTCGACGACGACCCGGATCGTGACCGCACCGCCATCGCGATGGGCCGTCGCGGCACTCCCGAGGAGCAGGCGGGTGCGATCCTCTTTCTGCTGTCGGGCATGTCGAGCTACATCACCGGCCAGACGCTGCTGGTCGACGGCGGCCTCAACCTCAAATGGACGCACCTCGGCGCCGACAACACGTCGCTTTTCCTCGCCGACGAATCCTTCCGCGAAGCCATCAGTCGGCCCTGA
- a CDS encoding SMP-30/gluconolactonase/LRE family protein, whose translation MTVPATASRPPSRYIATDPRTANGWRLERLTPPSRLFGANGLRTGPDGRVYVAQVTGSQISALDLAGDVEAISPKGGDIIAPDDVAFDSSGNLYATEVMDGRVSVRDAAGAARVLRDDLPCANGITVYQDRLFINECRDGGRLMELDRATGASRILLEDLSSPNAMEVGPDGMLYYPLMTANEIWRIHPDGGEPHRVTGDLGVPDAVKFDSKGFLVSTQVASGQVLRIDPRSGDKMLLAQLNPGLDNLTFVGDRLFVSNFTGEITEILAGGETRTALPGGLNWPLDLVVGVDGQLYVADGTYFYAVGTDGVLETVGMLFTPGYPGFLRGLAPAGPGVFVVATSGGQIARYRPGDGETDYLADGFDQLYGVAIGPGDSIVFAELGTGSVHALRSGHVELLASGLQDPVGVTFGPDGVPMVAESGAGRVVRVAGSTETVVDGLQRPQGIHVSDGQLYIVDAGAKEVVAVDLASGERNTIASGLPIGPPPGVDPKPLKGMPPFSGPQGPFAGITSGPDGSLYFSADGDGSVLALRRT comes from the coding sequence ATGACTGTTCCCGCGACGGCCTCGCGCCCGCCCTCCCGGTACATCGCGACCGACCCGAGGACGGCCAACGGCTGGCGGCTCGAGAGGCTCACGCCACCGAGTCGGCTGTTCGGGGCGAACGGCCTGCGCACCGGTCCCGACGGACGGGTCTATGTCGCGCAGGTGACCGGCAGCCAGATCAGCGCCCTTGACCTCGCGGGCGACGTCGAGGCCATCAGCCCCAAGGGAGGCGACATCATCGCGCCCGATGATGTCGCCTTCGATTCGAGCGGCAACCTGTACGCGACCGAGGTGATGGACGGCCGGGTGAGCGTGCGTGACGCCGCCGGTGCAGCGCGGGTGCTGCGCGACGATCTTCCGTGCGCCAACGGCATCACCGTGTATCAGGACCGGTTGTTCATCAATGAATGTCGAGACGGCGGCAGGCTGATGGAGCTGGACAGGGCCACCGGCGCATCGCGAATTCTGTTGGAGGACCTGTCCTCGCCGAACGCGATGGAAGTCGGCCCCGACGGCATGCTGTATTACCCGCTGATGACGGCCAACGAGATCTGGCGCATTCATCCCGATGGCGGCGAGCCGCATCGTGTCACCGGTGATCTCGGCGTGCCCGATGCGGTCAAGTTCGATTCGAAGGGCTTCCTGGTGTCCACGCAGGTGGCCAGCGGGCAGGTGCTGCGCATCGACCCGCGCAGCGGCGACAAGATGCTGCTGGCGCAACTGAACCCCGGCCTGGACAACCTGACCTTCGTAGGCGACCGGCTGTTCGTGTCCAACTTCACCGGTGAGATCACCGAGATCCTGGCCGGCGGTGAAACACGCACCGCGCTGCCCGGCGGGCTGAATTGGCCGCTGGACCTGGTCGTCGGCGTCGACGGCCAGCTCTACGTCGCCGACGGCACGTACTTCTACGCCGTCGGCACCGACGGCGTGCTGGAAACCGTCGGGATGCTATTCACTCCGGGGTATCCGGGCTTTCTGCGCGGGTTGGCTCCAGCGGGTCCCGGCGTCTTCGTGGTGGCGACATCGGGTGGGCAGATTGCGCGCTACCGGCCGGGCGACGGCGAAACCGATTACCTCGCAGACGGATTCGATCAACTGTACGGCGTCGCGATCGGACCGGGCGACAGCATCGTGTTCGCCGAACTCGGTACCGGCAGCGTGCACGCATTGCGGTCGGGCCACGTCGAGTTGCTCGCCTCCGGCCTGCAGGACCCGGTCGGTGTGACCTTCGGGCCCGACGGTGTGCCGATGGTCGCCGAGTCGGGTGCCGGCCGAGTCGTACGGGTTGCGGGTTCGACCGAGACCGTGGTCGACGGATTGCAACGACCGCAAGGAATCCACGTCAGTGACGGTCAGTTGTACATCGTCGACGCGGGAGCCAAGGAGGTCGTCGCGGTCGATCTCGCGAGCGGTGAACGGAATACCATCGCCTCCGGCCTGCCCATCGGGCCGCCGCCGGGGGTTGATCCCAAGCCACTCAAGGGAATGCCGCCGTTCTCCGGGCCACAAGGACCGTTCGCCGGCATCACCTCGGGACCTGACGGCTCCCTGTATTTCTCGGCGGACGGCGACGGCAGCGTTCTGGCGTTGCGGCGCACATGA
- a CDS encoding GntR family transcriptional regulator, protein MTVTPADHRYLQVARTLRKEIVDGVYPVGSQLPTEQQLCERFEVSRYTVREALRRLRDDNLVASRPRAGTLVVPRPETNSYAQDVMSINDLLAFASGAQLTIESNAMVVIDEHLGERTGLSVGTEWLAVRGYRADGTSAPVCATEYYINRAFAAVGRLLQRHSGPIFPLIEDLFGVSIVEVRQEIAAVPVTSELAAVLQVEVGSAALEMQRTYKTSDGEVAQVTVNTHPSSRYRHSMTMRRVKEQAGQ, encoded by the coding sequence ATGACAGTCACGCCGGCCGATCACCGGTACCTCCAGGTGGCGCGCACTCTCCGGAAGGAGATCGTGGACGGGGTGTATCCCGTCGGTTCTCAACTGCCTACCGAACAACAGCTGTGCGAACGTTTCGAGGTCAGCCGTTACACCGTGCGCGAGGCGCTGCGACGGCTGCGCGACGACAATCTCGTCGCGTCCCGCCCTCGCGCCGGCACACTGGTGGTGCCGCGGCCGGAGACGAACAGTTATGCCCAAGACGTGATGTCGATCAACGACCTGCTCGCGTTCGCCTCTGGTGCACAGCTCACGATCGAAAGCAATGCGATGGTGGTCATCGACGAGCACCTAGGCGAGCGGACCGGCCTCAGCGTGGGAACGGAATGGCTGGCCGTCCGCGGCTACCGCGCGGACGGCACCTCAGCTCCGGTATGCGCGACGGAGTACTACATCAACCGGGCGTTCGCGGCGGTCGGCCGCCTGCTGCAACGGCATTCGGGGCCCATCTTCCCGCTGATCGAGGACCTGTTCGGGGTCAGCATCGTCGAGGTGCGACAGGAGATCGCCGCGGTGCCCGTCACGTCCGAGCTGGCCGCGGTGCTCCAGGTCGAGGTGGGCAGCGCGGCGCTGGAGATGCAGCGCACCTACAAGACGTCCGACGGTGAGGTCGCGCAGGTCACCGTCAACACCCATCCCTCGTCACGCTACCGGCATTCCATGACGATGCGCCGGGTCAAGGAGCAGGCCGGCCAGTGA
- a CDS encoding AMP-binding protein, whose product MRVDEQRAADAYRRGLWVSETLADSLRDAARATPERTVLLDGAIRLDCRGLHDKATALAQTLMGLMPAGSVVSFMLPNWHEAAVIYLGATLAGMVVNPILPSLRDRELAFILCDADSRAIFIPSNFGGHDYAAMLERVTASMAAPPAVVVVRGDSHTPYASMFATETTAVLPVLNPDTVRMILYTSGTTGRPKGVLHTHNSIHALIRQIGEHWRVADGDRFLVPSPIAHIGGSIYAFECPLLLGTTAVLMERWDPDAAVALMLAEHCTHMAGATPFLDGLLAAAERADSRLPDLKVFICGGASVPPSLIRRATDYFEKAAVSRVYGSTEVPVTTVGSLDDVGHAADTDGRAGIADVKLTGGEICARGPQMLVGYLHSDDETESFDSEGYFRTGDLARWVDEDYLVVTGRAKDIIIRNGENISPKEVEDLLIAHPAIAEIAIVGVPDDRTGERACAVVVATGERGPDIDDLRELLIGAGLAKFKIPEQIVIWDALPKNDAGKVLKHQIRATLEKVE is encoded by the coding sequence GTGAGGGTCGACGAGCAGCGCGCGGCCGACGCGTACCGGCGTGGGCTGTGGGTGAGCGAGACGCTCGCCGACTCGCTGCGCGACGCGGCCAGGGCCACGCCCGAGCGCACGGTGTTGTTGGACGGCGCAATCCGGCTCGACTGCAGGGGTTTACACGACAAGGCCACCGCACTGGCTCAAACCCTGATGGGGTTGATGCCCGCGGGCAGCGTGGTGTCGTTCATGCTGCCGAACTGGCATGAGGCCGCCGTCATCTATCTGGGCGCGACGTTGGCCGGCATGGTGGTGAACCCCATCCTGCCCTCGCTTCGCGACCGCGAACTCGCGTTCATCCTGTGCGACGCCGACAGCCGCGCAATCTTCATACCGTCGAACTTCGGTGGCCATGACTACGCCGCAATGCTGGAACGGGTGACCGCATCGATGGCCGCACCACCGGCCGTCGTGGTCGTCCGCGGTGACAGCCATACGCCGTACGCCTCGATGTTCGCGACCGAGACGACCGCGGTGTTGCCGGTTCTGAATCCCGACACCGTGCGCATGATCCTCTACACCTCCGGCACGACCGGACGGCCCAAGGGCGTTCTGCACACACATAATTCGATCCACGCGCTGATCCGCCAGATCGGCGAGCACTGGCGGGTCGCCGACGGCGACCGGTTCCTCGTTCCGTCGCCCATCGCACACATCGGCGGGTCGATCTACGCGTTCGAGTGCCCCCTGCTGCTCGGCACCACCGCGGTGCTGATGGAACGCTGGGATCCGGATGCCGCGGTGGCGCTGATGCTGGCGGAACACTGCACTCACATGGCGGGTGCCACACCGTTTCTCGACGGTCTGTTGGCGGCCGCTGAGCGGGCGGACAGCCGGCTGCCAGACCTGAAGGTGTTCATCTGCGGCGGCGCTTCGGTTCCACCGTCGCTGATCCGCAGGGCGACAGACTATTTCGAGAAGGCCGCGGTGTCCCGGGTGTACGGATCGACCGAGGTACCGGTGACAACCGTGGGATCTCTCGATGACGTCGGCCATGCGGCCGATACCGACGGTCGCGCTGGTATCGCAGATGTCAAACTGACCGGCGGGGAGATATGTGCGCGCGGCCCGCAGATGCTGGTCGGCTATCTGCACTCCGACGACGAGACGGAATCCTTCGACAGCGAGGGCTATTTCCGCACCGGCGATCTCGCCCGCTGGGTCGATGAGGACTACCTGGTGGTCACTGGCCGGGCCAAGGACATCATCATCCGCAACGGCGAGAACATTTCGCCCAAGGAAGTAGAGGACCTGCTCATCGCGCACCCGGCGATCGCCGAGATCGCGATCGTCGGCGTGCCCGACGACCGGACGGGAGAACGCGCGTGCGCGGTGGTCGTCGCCACCGGAGAACGCGGACCCGACATCGACGACCTGCGGGAACTGTTGATCGGTGCAGGTCTGGCCAAGTTCAAAATCCCTGAGCAGATCGTCATTTGGGATGCGCTGCCGAAGAACGACGCGGGCAAGGTGCTCAAGCATCAGATCCGGGCGACACTTGAGAAGGTGGAGTGA